The following coding sequences lie in one Gemmatimonadaceae bacterium genomic window:
- a CDS encoding DbpA RNA binding domain-containing protein gives MTRGLNAAFVFPPDWTHAPSFLTPAIERLDAALPAVQMLVITADADAAVAMAAAANAIGRARGLTALAATSSRRAGRALRARPAQIVTGDPAALVGLLQSSALKLDQVRQLVIAWLDDTLEGNEAPLEALFAEAPKDAARTIVTRELSPAIEGLIERYARRARRVVPAAGEEVAAMPVQYVAVHDTLRSIALRRLLDELDPPTAFIFVRDPMSHIEVLATLETLGYAADGPVRIGRAAEADCDALVLYDLPVSRAELRDVAGGRTPRQVIALIQPRQLAALREVAGGAASPLTLPEAIARARTKEEQLRESLRHVLVSGAFTRELLALEPLLTDFDGIEIAAAALRMLEVERMRAAAPKTFAAPKMRRLFITAGESDGIRAGDLVGAVTNIGGLSGGDVGRVELRDRHSLVEVPEAVAEAVAAKITGITIKGRQIVARLDEERPERSGRGGPREDRPRGAPRDREDRPRGGPRDRDDRPRGGPRDRDDRPRPAGRFGASKDDRGGPPRKPRRREDDHR, from the coding sequence GTGACCCGCGGCCTGAATGCGGCGTTTGTATTCCCACCGGATTGGACGCACGCGCCGTCCTTCCTCACCCCGGCCATCGAGCGCCTCGACGCCGCGCTGCCGGCGGTGCAGATGCTCGTGATCACCGCCGATGCCGACGCCGCCGTAGCCATGGCGGCCGCCGCCAACGCCATCGGGCGCGCCCGCGGCCTGACCGCGCTGGCCGCCACCTCCAGCCGCCGCGCCGGCCGCGCCCTGCGCGCCCGGCCCGCCCAGATCGTGACCGGCGATCCGGCCGCTCTCGTGGGGCTGCTCCAGAGCTCGGCGCTCAAGCTCGACCAGGTGCGCCAGCTCGTCATCGCCTGGCTCGACGACACCCTCGAAGGCAACGAGGCGCCCCTCGAAGCGCTGTTCGCCGAAGCGCCCAAGGACGCCGCGCGCACCATCGTCACCCGCGAACTGTCGCCCGCCATCGAGGGCCTCATCGAGCGCTACGCGCGGCGGGCCCGCCGCGTGGTCCCCGCGGCCGGCGAGGAAGTGGCCGCCATGCCCGTGCAGTACGTGGCGGTGCACGACACCCTCCGATCGATCGCCCTCCGCCGGCTGCTCGACGAGCTGGATCCGCCCACGGCGTTCATCTTCGTGCGCGATCCGATGTCGCACATCGAAGTCCTGGCCACGCTCGAGACGCTCGGCTACGCGGCCGACGGCCCGGTGCGCATCGGCCGCGCCGCCGAAGCCGACTGCGACGCCCTGGTGCTGTACGACCTGCCGGTCTCGCGCGCCGAGCTGCGTGACGTGGCCGGCGGCCGCACCCCGCGCCAGGTGATCGCGCTCATTCAGCCGCGGCAGCTCGCCGCCCTGCGCGAGGTGGCCGGCGGCGCCGCCAGCCCCCTCACCCTGCCCGAAGCGATCGCGCGGGCGCGCACCAAGGAGGAGCAGCTGCGCGAGTCGCTGCGCCACGTCCTGGTGTCGGGGGCATTCACCCGCGAACTGCTCGCCCTCGAGCCGTTGCTCACCGACTTCGACGGCATCGAGATCGCGGCCGCCGCGCTGCGCATGCTCGAGGTGGAGCGGATGCGCGCCGCGGCACCCAAGACGTTCGCCGCGCCCAAGATGCGCCGCCTGTTCATCACGGCCGGCGAATCCGACGGCATCCGGGCCGGCGATCTGGTGGGCGCGGTCACCAACATCGGCGGGCTCTCGGGCGGCGACGTGGGCCGCGTGGAACTGCGCGACCGCCACTCCCTGGTGGAAGTGCCCGAAGCGGTGGCCGAGGCCGTGGCCGCCAAGATCACCGGCATCACGATCAAAGGCCGCCAGATCGTGGCCCGCCTCGACGAGGAACGTCCGGAACGTTCGGGACGCGGCGGCCCGCGCGAGGACCGGCCCCGCGGCGCCCCGCGCGATCGCGAGGACCGGCCCCGCGGTGGTCCGCGCGATCGTGACGACCGCCCCCGCGGCGGCCCGCGTGACCGCGACGACCGCCCGCGGCCAGCCGGCCGGTTCGGCGCATCGAAGGACGATCGCGGCGGCCCGCCGCGCAAGCCCCGCCGGCGGGAGGACGACCATCGGTGA
- a CDS encoding thymidine kinase, which produces MSSDTYFTARSGWIEVIAGVMFSGKSEELLRRVRRAAIAKRRVQVFKSHLDERYAGIFKVSSHDGRTTEAVPVDTAAQIAERVHPDTQVVAIDEAQFLDERVVPLATDLASRGIRVILAGTDTDFRGEPFGAMPELMAIAEIVDKLHAICVKCGNPASRNQRLIDGRPALYSSPTIMVGGEDTYEARCRACHQVPRRDEGQVDLL; this is translated from the coding sequence GTGAGCTCAGATACCTACTTCACGGCGCGCAGCGGATGGATCGAAGTGATCGCCGGCGTGATGTTCAGCGGCAAGAGCGAGGAGTTGCTCCGCCGCGTGCGCCGCGCCGCGATCGCCAAGCGGCGCGTGCAGGTGTTCAAGTCCCATCTCGATGAGCGCTACGCCGGCATCTTCAAGGTGTCCAGCCACGACGGGCGCACCACCGAAGCCGTCCCTGTAGATACGGCCGCCCAGATCGCCGAGCGCGTGCATCCCGACACGCAGGTGGTGGCGATCGACGAGGCGCAGTTTCTCGACGAGCGCGTGGTGCCGCTGGCCACCGACCTCGCCTCGCGCGGCATCCGGGTGATCCTCGCCGGCACCGACACCGACTTCCGCGGCGAGCCGTTCGGCGCGATGCCCGAGTTGATGGCCATCGCCGAGATCGTGGACAAGCTGCACGCCATCTGCGTGAAGTGCGGCAACCCGGCCAGCCGCAACCAGCGCCTCATCGATGGACGGCCGGCGCTGTACTCCTCGCCCACGATCATGGTGGGCGGCGAGGACACCTACGAGGCGCGCTGCCGCGCGTGCCACCAGGTGCCGAGGCGCGACGAGGGCCAGGTGGATCTGCTGTGA
- the coaE gene encoding dephospho-CoA kinase (Dephospho-CoA kinase (CoaE) performs the final step in coenzyme A biosynthesis.), translated as MLLVGLTGNIASGKTTVAQLLAARGATIIDADDLARRAVEPGSPALDAIIARWGRDVLLPDGHLDRAGLRTIVFHEPEQLEALNRIVHPEVERLRRDLVDEARERGDRIVVCDIPLLFEKKMVDQFDAVVLVDAPRPLRLERVVAERGLSATEAMAMIAAQMPSELKRARADLYIHNAGTKAQLAEQVDALWTSLRAAADSQQAAGVP; from the coding sequence ATGCTCCTCGTCGGCCTCACCGGCAACATCGCCAGCGGAAAGACCACCGTCGCCCAACTCCTGGCGGCGCGCGGCGCCACCATCATCGATGCCGACGATCTCGCGCGCCGCGCGGTCGAGCCCGGGAGTCCGGCCCTCGACGCCATCATCGCCCGATGGGGACGCGACGTCCTGCTCCCCGACGGCCACCTGGACCGTGCCGGCCTGCGGACCATCGTGTTCCACGAGCCCGAGCAACTCGAGGCCCTCAACCGCATCGTCCACCCCGAGGTGGAGCGGCTGCGCCGCGACCTGGTGGACGAGGCGCGCGAACGCGGCGATCGCATCGTGGTGTGCGACATCCCGCTACTGTTCGAGAAGAAGATGGTGGACCAGTTCGACGCCGTGGTGCTCGTGGACGCCCCGCGGCCGTTGCGCCTCGAGCGCGTGGTGGCCGAGCGCGGGCTGAGCGCCACCGAGGCGATGGCCATGATTGCCGCCCAGATGCCCTCCGAACTCAAGCGGGCCCGCGCCGACCTGTACATTCATAACGCCGGCACCAAGGCCCAGCTGGCCGAGCAGGTGGACGCGCTCTGGACGTCGCTCCGGGCCGCGGCCGACTCGCAGCAAGCGGCCGGCGTTCCTTGA
- the gcvH gene encoding glycine cleavage system protein GcvH: MSDIQQDLLYTEDHEYLKSTGAPNVVAIGITDYAQGELGDVVYVELPKVGAKFGKHDVFGTIEAVKAVSELFCPVAGEIVEVNARLDGEPALVNSAPYSDGWMVKLKMTNPAEKDALMNAAAYAAHLGQ, translated from the coding sequence GTGTCCGATATCCAGCAGGATCTGCTCTATACAGAAGACCACGAGTATCTGAAGTCCACCGGTGCCCCGAACGTCGTGGCCATCGGCATCACCGACTACGCGCAGGGCGAGCTGGGCGACGTCGTCTACGTGGAACTGCCCAAGGTCGGCGCCAAGTTCGGCAAGCACGACGTGTTCGGCACGATCGAAGCCGTGAAGGCGGTGTCCGAGCTGTTCTGCCCCGTGGCGGGCGAGATCGTGGAAGTGAATGCGCGACTCGATGGCGAGCCGGCGCTGGTCAACTCGGCTCCCTATTCCGACGGCTGGATGGTCAAGCTCAAGATGACCAACCCCGCGGAGAAGGACGCCCTCATGAACGCGGCGGCGTACGCGGCGCATCTGGGCCAGTAA